In Candidatus Cloacimonadota bacterium, the DNA window CGTTGCCAGACTAAGGAAGAAGGCAATGGGAAGAAAGAGATAACCCAATTTACGAGCGTGCCGCAAAGCGGCAATGGTAAGCACGATGGTTACACCAATATGGGAAGACGGGAAAGCACCGCCCAAGTGATTGCTGTGACGGTAGATGAATACCATTATATGGGTAAATGGGCCTCCCCGATACGTACGGGTTAGCTCCATCGCCTCAGGAATGAACCGACCACCGATCACAGGGATGATACTGTAGATAAAGTAACAGAGATAGAACACGAAGCAGAGGTTGAAGATCAACTCCCGAAAGCCTTCCGGTTTCTTGAAATACAGATAAAGCGGCAAGCCCACTATCATGGGATAATAGCAGAAATAGGCGAAGTGAAACAGCTCGCTGATCAGGATATGGTCATAGCTTTCTCCCCACACCATCGAAGGCAAATAACCGAACAGGCTCAGATCGATATTCATGAAGAAGGGATCCAACCAATCTGAAAAGATGATGCGATTGAAGACATGGCCACTGGTATAGAAGTATCCGAAGAGGGTAACGGGATACAATCCCCGAATCAGGCTGAGTGCATTGTACAAACGGGGATGCTTCAAGCTATCCATATTGCGATGCCAGCAAGCCATAAACAGGATTCCCACTCCAATAGAAAGCATCGCCGGGATGTGGACAAGGGCATTCGAGGTGCGTTGAAAACCGATGGTCATATACAGCAATATCCAGCCTACGTAGGCCAGTGTAATCACATCAATGGCAGAAAGTAGTGATTTAGATTTGTTTGTCATAGATTCTATAGGTTTTATAGATTTTGGCATCCAGCATCTCGGCTATGCGAATCATCATGGTGTTGTTCTCCAACACCCAGGAGAATTCACCACGGAAGAAGCCCTTGGGCAGCCCGTTTTTATATGAATAGTAATAGAAGAGAGTGTCGATCCCGCGGCCCTGATACTTTTTGACGAGTCCCATGGTAATTACTCTGGCGCTGCCGATCTTCTTTTGGGCTAGCATAGCTTTGATGACGGTGATGGGATTTACTCTGCCTTTCATTACCTTCAAAACCTCGTTATAATTTGGCATGGCCAGTGAAAATCCTGCAGGATGTCCGTCTTTCTCAGCGATGAAGATCAATTCGGGATCAGCCAGAGGCAGCAATTCATCCACGATGTGATCGAATTCAGCTTTGGTCATGGGTACATTGCCCCAGTTGTATTCCCAGGCTCTTGTATATATTTCAAATACGGTCTCGATGTCTTTGCGTAGCTGCTTCTTGTTTTTAGAAAGGCTGCGAATAGAGACTCCGGCCCTGCGCTCAATGGCTGCAGCAAGTCGCTGTACACGCTCCGGTATATCTTTACGCTCGCTAAGGTAGGCATAGAGATCCATGGTTTTAACAAGCCCACAATGCTCAAACAGCTCTGCGTAATAGGGCTTGGCATGAGGCATCATCACCATGGGAGGATCGGAAAAACCATCTATCAAAAGGCCTACTTCCTGATTCACGGAAAAGTTCATCGGTCCGCGCATGGCTGCAAAGCCTTTCTTCCGATTCCACTGCGCCGCAGCATCAAAGAGCATTTCTGCAGCGTGTGCATCGTTTTCACATTCAAAGAAGCCAAAGAAGCCGATATCCTCTTTATGCTCCTTTTGATGTTGAGTGTTGGTGTGGGCGCTGATGCGG includes these proteins:
- a CDS encoding phosphatase PAP2 family protein — protein: MTNKSKSLLSAIDVITLAYVGWILLYMTIGFQRTSNALVHIPAMLSIGVGILFMACWHRNMDSLKHPRLYNALSLIRGLYPVTLFGYFYTSGHVFNRIIFSDWLDPFFMNIDLSLFGYLPSMVWGESYDHILISELFHFAYFCYYPMIVGLPLYLYFKKPEGFRELIFNLCFVFYLCYFIYSIIPVIGGRFIPEAMELTRTYRGGPFTHIMVFIYRHSNHLGGAFPSSHIGVTIVLTIAALRHARKLGYLFLPIAFFLSLATVYCHYHWFIDAVFGVFIGVGGYYLANYVHRKLQGVL
- a CDS encoding GNAT family N-acetyltransferase, producing the protein MIKIVPVESKKHLKSFIMLPFRLYKDDPAWVPPLIPDQYKFFNAQKNPYYFHSEVQLFLAIDDSRVIGRISAHTNTQHQKEHKEDIGFFGFFECENDAHAAEMLFDAAAQWNRKKGFAAMRGPMNFSVNQEVGLLIDGFSDPPMVMMPHAKPYYAELFEHCGLVKTMDLYAYLSERKDIPERVQRLAAAIERRAGVSIRSLSKNKKQLRKDIETVFEIYTRAWEYNWGNVPMTKAEFDHIVDELLPLADPELIFIAEKDGHPAGFSLAMPNYNEVLKVMKGRVNPITVIKAMLAQKKIGSARVITMGLVKKYQGRGIDTLFYYYSYKNGLPKGFFRGEFSWVLENNTMMIRIAEMLDAKIYKTYRIYDKQI